DNA sequence from the Lysinibacillus sp. OF-1 genome:
TTCCACCTGTTCGTTTTTCGTTATTAGAAATTCCGCTGTTAGGTTTTCTTCTTCCAGATAAGCAATAATGGTGAATTGTTTTAAAATCGGCGCTAATGAAGCAAATGCTTTTTCACCAGTAATGCAATATCCCCCTGGCACCTTTTTAGCAATTGTACCAGGTAAACTCCCCCGAGAAATATTCCCCTTTCCACGTTCACTGCTAATAATATTCAAAAGTGAGCCTTCCTCAACTGCTTTTCGGCATAATTCTGCAAAGATAGGTTCTGGCCATGTTTTTGCCTCACGAACATTCAAAAACGTCAATAAATGCCAGCCAACAGACAAGGCAGTGGAAGCATCGCCTCTAGCTAATTGTTCCTGCACTAATAACATCTCGTATAAAGAAATTTCTTCTCCTCCATATTTTTGAGGCACTGTTAGTCGAAAATAGCCTGCATCTTCTAAAATTTTAAAATGCTCAAACGGAAATTTTCCACTCTCATCATATTGGTTAGCTGTCTTCTCAATTTGTTGCGCTAAATTCTGAGCATATTGAACAAGCCTTTGCTCTCGTTCATTTCGAATAAAAATATCCATCATTCCTGATTCACCTTACTTTTAGCAAAACGATTCAGCGGCTTTTTCAGGCCTAAATGTTCTCTTAATGTTGTGCCCGTATAATCTTTACGATAAATACCTCGCTCCTGCAAAATCGGTACAACCTTGTCAACAAAATCTTCTAAATCACGTGGTAATAACGGAAACTGTAGCATAAAGCCATCTGCTGCTTGCTCTATTATCCAACGCTCCATCTCATCCGCTATTTGTGTTGGTGTTCCGACAAAAGCATCGCGCTTTGCAGGTCCAAAAAGGCGTGCATACAAATCACCAACTTTTAAATTTTCCTTCTTAATAATCTCTAAGTGTTCATAGAAGTGACTTTGAATACTATTAACTTCTGGGAATTCTACTTCAATAGCAGGTGTATCGAGGGAATACTTTGAAAAGTCAACATTCCCCATGTACCCCGAAACAAATTTTAAGCTTTCGTATGGATCAATCAATGACTGTAATTCATTAAATTTACGAATTGCCTCCTCCTCTGTATCACCTACTATTGGGGAAATTCCTTGTAAAACAAGGAGCTCCTCCTCCTTACGTCCAAAGGGAGGAAGCTGTGCCTTTAATTGCCGATAGTGTTCTTTCGATTTTTCAATATCATCCCAATGGACAAATACAACTTCCGCTGTACGTGCAGCTAATTGTTGGCCTGGTTTAGATGCACCAGCCTGCACAATAACAGGCTGCCCCTGTACAGAACGAGCAATATTTAATGGACCTTTGACAGATAAATAGTTGCCCTTAAATGATGTTTCATGCACTTTAAGACGATCATAAAATAGATTATTATCTCGATCATAGAGAAAAGCATCGTCTTCCCATGAATCCCATAGTGATTGAACAACATCGATAAATTCCTCTGCACGTTCATAGCGATGATCATGCTCCCAATGCTTATCGCGGCTAAAATTTAATGCCGTTTCTCCTGTGGCATCTGCTGTGGTTACTAAGTTCCAAGCAACTCTCCCATTGCTTATATGATCGATGGACATTAACTGTCTTGCCAGCACATATGGCTCACTGTATGTGGTTGAAGCTGTTGCACCCAGTCCAATTTTAGTTGTTGCTGCCGCTAAAGCCGTAATTTGAATTAATGGATCAAAACGATTTAAAATATGTGGATGTGACTCATGATTAATGGCTAAACTGTCGGCAACAAAAGCTATATCAAATTTTCCTCTTTCCGCAATCTGAGCTACTTTTTGTAATGCTTGAATATCGATGCTTGCATTCGCTTGAGCAGATGGGTGCCTCCATGCAGCAACATGCATACCTGCTCCTATTAAATACAAGGCTAGCTTTATTTCTTTTTTACTAGTCATTGTTATCACCCTTCCTAATATGAATAGAAATCTTTCCATGTTGCTAATTCATCCAGTGGTAGCTCCACTGGAATATAGTTACCATTTGACACTTCTTTAATAAACTTCCCCGTTTCATCTCGCTGATAAATTTCCACGATTTTCTTCAATATGTCATTATTTTTGTCTTCTGCCTTTGCCACGATAACATTAATAAATGGCTTAGCTGTTTCACTTTCGTGAATGATGGCATCCTTCAATAAAAGACCAGCTTCTACAGCAACTCCATTATTAATAATGGCAAAATCAGCATCCTCCATCACACGTGGCGTTGTTGCACCATCAACAGGCAAAATGATTAAGTTTTTGGGATTATCCTTAATACGGTCTTCTCCACCGTTACCATCAAAATCATCCGTTACTGTTAGTAGTCCATGCTCCTGAAGCAGTAGCAAAGCTCTACCCCAGTTGGAAGGATCATTTGGTACAGCAATTTTTGCGCCTTCTTTTATATCATCTAGCGATTTATATTTGTTTGAATATAAGCCAATTGATGCCATTATTGTTGTGCCAATTGCCTGTAAATCCGAGTTATTGTTCGTATTAAATAAATTTAAATATGCAACATGTTGAAAAGCATTAATATCTACTTCTCCCTCTGCCAATGCTTGATTTGGGTCATATTGAGCAGAGAATGTTACTAATTCCAAGTTAATACCTTCCTCACTAGCCTGTTCTTTTATATACGCCCATGTTTTCAATTCCGAGCTACGGATACCCACTTTCACAGTATCTTTTTCATCCGCTTCTGCACATGCCATTAGTAACAATAGTAATGTAAAAAGCCCTATTAAATATTTCAGTTTTTTCATGCTCACATTCTCCCCTAAGACACCCTACGTATTTTTCGTTCAAGACTGTTGCCAATGCTTTGAATAATTTGCACAAGTACAACTAAAATGACTACTGTAACCAAAATCGTTGTATTATCAAAGCGTTGATATCCGTAAGTAATGGCAACATCACCTAAACCACCACCTCCAACAGCTCCAGCCATGGCCGTCGCACCAACAAGCCCAATCGTTGCAGTTGTGACACTTAAGATTAACGATGGGAAGGCTTCAGGTAACAAAAATTTTTGAATAATCTGAAATGGAGAGGCTCCCATTGCTTTGGCTGCTTCAATGATGCCTTCATCCACCTCTAATAATGAATTTTCTATTAATCTTGAAATATATGGTCCAATATGCAAGATTAGCGGCACAATGGCAGCAGTCGTACCAATGGCAGTGCCAACGAGTAATCTTGTGAATGGAATAATTGCAACAAGTAAAATAATGAATGGAATGGAGCGCAATGTATTGACGATCGGATTGACAACCGAGAAGATTAATTTATTTTCAAGAATATGTCCTTTTCTCGTCACAACTAAGATTACCCCTAAAATAAAGCCTAAAATAGCGCCAAAAAATAAGGAAATGCTAACCATGTACAGCGTATCTAGAACCGCGTCGATAATGATTTGTGTACTCACTTTCACGTGCAACAACCTCCTCTATTTGAATATTTTTAGCCTGAATAAAAAGAAATGCTTTTTGTATATCTTTTTCAGAACCAACGAGCTCCACGATTAAATGGCCGAATGGAATTCCTTGTAATTCTGTGATATTGCCGAATAAAACATTGACATCTACAGCAAACTTTTTCGCCACCTGTGAGACAATCGGCTGCCCAACGTCTACTCCTATGAATTTTAAATTGTAAATTTTTTTAGAAGCATCTATACTTTTTAGCTGCTCATAAACAGAAGGTGGAACTTCATCACGAACAACCGATTGGACAAAATTTTTAGTTGTCTCTTCTCTTGGTGAGGAGAAAATTTCAAGTACATTGCCTGTTTCAATAATTCTTCCATTTTCCATGACAGCGACACGATTACAAATATCCCGAATAACCTCCATTTCATGAGTAATCATTAAAATTGTAATACCGTACTCGATATTGACCTTCTTCAGTAAGGCTAAAATCGATTTGGTCGTTTGTGGGTCGAGAGCCGAAGTTGCTTCATCGCATAAAAGGATAGTTGGTTTTGTCACTAATGCTCTTGCAATGCCGACTCTTTGTTTTTGCCCGCCTGATAGCTCATCAATATAGCGATCCGTTTTGTCTGCTAAACCAACAAATGCTAAAACCTCTTTTACTTGACCTTCCAAATTTGATTTTTTTACTCCACTTATGATTAAAGGCATTGCTACATTTTCAAATACTGTTTTAGAATGCAGGAGATTAAAGTGTTGAAAAATCATGCCGATATTTTTCTTCTCCTCTCGAAGCTGCCTTTTAGTGAGCGTGGTTAATTCTTTGCCATTCACAAGTACTTGCCCAGATGTTGGCTCCTCCAGTAAATTTACTGTCCGAATCAGTGTGCTCTTACCAGCACCACTAAAACCGATAACACCAAAAATATCCCCCCTCTGAATTGTTAAATTGATTTTATTTAGAGCCGTTACAGTCGAAGTACCGACCTGGAATTCTTTTGTTGTCTCAATAAACTCAATCATGCACGTCTACCTCCTTAGCATTTATGTGATTGCACAGCTTTAAAATGCTGGGACAACAGCACCTTTATATTGATCTTCAAAGAACGAACGTGCCTTTTCACTTGTTAACCACTTAACAATTGTTTGTATAGCTGGATCATCCTTTTTTTCATTTGTCGAGGCTATTATATTGACATAAGGTGATTCTGAATCTTCTATAATCAGTGCATCCTTCACAGGATTATAGCCCCCTTCTAATGCGTAATTTGTATTGATAGCAGCTGCTTCTACATCATCTAATGAACGAACAAGTAGTGGAGAATCAACACCTATAAATTGAATACTCTTCTCATTTTTCGCAATATCTTCGACTGTATAATCACCTTTCTTCGTTTTATCTAATTCAATCAAACCATTATTTTGAAACAGTAGTAACGCTCTTGAGAAATTGACAACATCATTAGGTACAGCAACCTTTGCATTTTGTGGCAAATCACTAATTTTTTTTATTTTTTTTGAGTACACACCAAATGGCTCAATATGAATTCCTTTTACACTGACTAAATCTAAATGACTTTCTTTATTCGACTGTTCTAAAAAAGGGACATGTTGAAAATAGTTAAAATCCAACTCACCATCTGCCGTTTGTTGGTTCGCTTGCACAGCATCTTTTATAATGGTAATGTCTAGTTTCACTCCATCTTTTTCAATATCTTTTGCTAAATACTCCAATACTTCCGCATGAGGAACATTGGCTGCCCCTACTTTTAATGTTACAATCTCCTCTTTAGTAGCCTCTTCTTTGTTTGTGCAACCAGCCAACAAGCCTATTACCAATGCACCGATAAGCCATTTCCAACCTAGTCTCATCACATTACCTCCTTAATTAATAAATTTACTTGGTTTAATTTAAACCAAATCTTATCTATTTACTAAGAATTGGTCAATACTCCTTTTGTTTCATTTATTAAAAAATTCAGAAAACTAAAAGTTGAAATGCATATTTTTTCTCGAAAATCCATTAAATTTAATCGAAAATGCAAAAATCCCATTTACAGATAGAATATTTTTAGACCCTTGATAGAAAATTTCTATTAATAAAACAAAAACCTCTGAGTGGCTAACAACCACTCAGAGGTTTCATAGTATTGAAAAACAAAACGATTCACAGCATTTTTGCGAAAGGTGAAAAAGGATTTCCGTTGCAGGCTACTTGCTTTCCTGTGGGTGAGCGCCAAGCCGCTTCCTCTGCTACCGCTCCGTTTAGAGGCTCGCCTGTCTCGCTATCCCACGGGAGTCAAGTAGCCTTCCACTCCAACCCACAAAAATATTGCCTTTTTTAGCAAAGGTCTTTACTACTCTTTATGGAGGGGTGTTGTCACACATCACTTCTCCACATTGAAAGTAAGAGAGGCTATCCTCTCTTATAATATAAATAATGGGCTATTTTGTTCAGGAAAAGACACTTTTGCAGAATGGCTGATTGGAGTGGAGCCAGCGTCACTCCTAGGGGATTTAGCGTCACAGAGGAGACCCTGGAGCGAACGCAGTAAGTGAAGTGGCTCATCGGACACCCCCTGGAAAGGACGCTGGTGCAACGGAAATCAACCCCTCGCCTTGCTAAAGGTTCTTTTTCTGCTATTGACATCACCTTTTTTCAACAACATAAAAAACTGTGAGTGGCTAACAACCACTCACAGTTTTTACAATTCGTTTAATACATCCTCAACAAAGGCCCATTCTTCATCCGTTTCAATTGGTAATAATTCTTCTATAGAACCGTCATTTCCAGACAAATATTGAGCTGCAAAAATATCACGTTCTTCCATAGGTTCATCCGTCGCTGGAACATATAAAACATACGATTTACCAAATTGCTCAGATGAAAAAGTATGAATAACCTCACAAATTTGATCTGTTCCATCTTCATTGGTCACAGTAATAAGCTGGGGCTCTGCATCGAATTCATCAAGAAGTGTCAACACTACCTCATTAATCATTTCCCATTCGGCATCCGTTTCAACTGGCTGTAAATTGGCCATTTCACCCGTATTGTCATCATAATCAAAGGTCATCGCTGAAATATCCCCCGGGATTTCTTGCCCCTTGTCATCTACAAGTGAAAATAGCACATAAGACTTGTCCTCTGCATCAAATGTAAAGACCACACGGCATTTTTGCTCTTTGCCACCTTCGACTATTATCGTAAATTCTTGTGTTTCTTCATTCATTTGGGTTCCTCCTTTATACCTTTGCTGTCATTTATTAAGTGGATTTTATTTACCCCCACGCTATTATTGTTGAGTATTTTATTAGCGGGCTCTTGAGTAGTTCCAGTCATTTGATGAGTGCTGTCACCCTACTTTTGAGCGGTTTCTCTCACTTTACGAACGATTTACAACACTCTTGAGCGAAACCGACATGTATCTCCACAATTCAACTACTAGACAGAGGCTCAATAAAAAAGGAACAAGGAATGCAAGCTGCGATCCTTGTTCCAAGCTTTGAGTTAGAAGATTATTCTTCGTTTTCATCCTCTAAAGCATTTAAAACGTCCTCTACCATATCCCACTCTGCTTCAGTTTCGATTGGCGTTAATTCACCATCTTCACCATTTTCAGATGGTACAAATGAAGATACGAAGATTTCAACTGAGCCATCTTCATCTTCTTCTGCGCCTACCATTGAGTAAAACACATATGATTTGCCAAACTCTGGAGATTCATGAACGTGAATCACTTCACAAAGCTGCTCGTTTCCGTTTTCGTCAATCACTGTAATGTGTTGAACATGTAGTTCTTCTTCATGGTTATGCTCGTGTGTCATGCCTAAGTCACCTCATCAATTAATTTTTGCTATCTAAGTAGCCTTGTAAAATCATCACAGCCGCCATTTTATCAATGACCTGCTTGCGCTTTTTGCGACTCACGTCCGCTTCGATTAGCATACGTTCTGCAGCCATCGTCGTTAAACGTTCATCCCATAACTTAACCGGTAGTGAAAATGTTTCTTCCAACAACTTTTTATAGTCCTCAGATGCTTCTCCACGCGGTCCTACCGTATTATTCATGTTTTTCGGATATCCTACAACAAATTCTGTTATAGCATATTCCTTTACTAGCTCGGCGATGCGGTCAATACCGAACTCTCCGTTAGCCTCATCAATTTTTACGGTTTCAATACCTTGGGCAGTCCACCCGAGTGCATCACTAACAGCAACCCCAACAGTTTTCGACCCAACGTCTAATCCCATAATTCTCATTTCTAGTCCTCGTTATTCTTTTTAATATAAAATTTAACAAGCTCCTCTAGAATTTCGTCACGCTCAAGCTTGCGAATTAAATTACGAGCATCCTGATGGCGAGGAATATACGCCGGATCACCAGAAAGTAAGTAACCAACAATCTGATTGATAGGGTTATATCCCTTTTCCTCTAATGAAGAATGTACTTTCAACATTACTTGCTTGACTTCCTGTTCCATTGATTCTTCTGGAAAATTAAATTTCATCGTTTGATCAAATGAACTCATGACCAGCACCTCGCTTTCAGAAATAAGGAGATGTGCAGACAAGCTCATCTCCAATTTCTCTTTATTATAACATGTTTTGGCGTATTATCAATTATACCTCGGCATAATTACGTTCGGAATCAGCCAGAGGCTTTCACTTCTTTTCGTTGAAAGAAGTTAAATGGATTTAATATAATCATACACAGAAACTAATGCTTCTTCAAGTTTTGAGGCATCCTTTGCACCTGCCATCGCCATATCTGGGCGACCGCCACCTTTACCGCCACAAGCTTCTGCAACCATTTTCACAATATTCCCTGCATGGTAATTGCCACCAACTAATTCTTTGGAAACCCCAGCGCATAACATAACTTTTTCGCCATCAACCGCTCCAAGAACAATAACTGCTTTTGGCATTTTCACTTTTAAGTCGTCCATCATTTGACGCAGTTGATTATTATCCTTCGCCTCTACTTTTGTCGATAGAACTGTCACATCACCAATTGTTTGTGCTGCATCAACGATAGCTCCTGCCTGTGCATTTGCGATTTTTTGGGATAAGGCTTCATTTTCTCGTTGTAACTCTTTATAGTCAGCCTGCAATGCCTGCACTTTTGTCACGATATCTTTAGGGTTTGCTTTTAATAATGCTGCTGCCTCATTTAATAAAGCTTCTTCCTCTTTTACTGCTTCATAGGCAACCTTACCTGTCACAGCTTCAATACGGCGAGTACCTGCACCAATACCACCTTCTGAAACAATTTTGAAGAAGCCAATTTCAGAAGAACGTTTGACATGGATACCACCACATAGCTCAATCGAATAATCTCCTATTGATACGACACGAACTACATCGCCATATTTTTCACCGAACAATGCCATTGCACCCATCGCTTTCGCTTCGTCAATGCCTTTTTCTTCAATAACGACCTCTATATCATCCCACACTTTCTCATTTACAATACGCTCGATTTGCTGTAATTCTTCTTTTGTAACTTGACCAAAATGAGAGAAGTCAAAACGTAATCGGTCAGGACCTACATATGAACCAGCTTGATTAACATGATCGCCTAGCACATCTTTTAATGCACGTTGCATAATATGTGTCGCTGTATGGTTTTTAATAATTAAATTACGGTCATCACGATTGACCACTGCTTGCACTGCATCTTCTACATGCATTTCACCAGATTCAACTACTACTGTATGAAGCGGTTGACCATTCGGTGCTTTTTGAACATCTTTTACGATAGCCGTAAAACGATCATTTGAAATAGTACCGCTATCAGCAATTTGACCACCCATTTCTGCATAGAATGGTGTCTTCGCTAAAATAACGAATGCTTCTTGTCCTTCAGAAGCAACTTTTGCTACTTGACCATTGACGATCATTGCAGCGATTTCAGTAGAAACCGTTAACGTATCATAGCCAACAAATTCACTTGCAACTGTTAAGTTTGCTAATACTTCATTTTGTACTTGCATAGAATCAACATCTTGACGAGCTGCACGAGCACGTTCACGCTGTTCTTCCATCGCTGCCTCGAAGCCCTCATGATCAACCTTCATGCCCACTTCTTCTGCATATTCCTCTGTTAATTCGATTGGGAAGCCATACGTATCGTATAAACGGAAGGCATCTGCACCAGGAATATAATCGTGGCCAGCTGTTTTTTGCGATTCCACTACTGCATTAAAGATTGCTAAACCACCGTCCAATGTTTCATGGAAACGAATTTCTTCATTTTTAATGACACGTTGAATAAATTCACATTTCTCCGTTACTTCTGGATAGAAGTCTTCCATGATTTTCCCTACAGTTGGTACCAGTTCAAACATAAATGGCTTCTCAATGCCAATTTGTTTAGCATAACGAACAGCACGGCGTAATAAACGACGCAATACATAACCACGTCCTTCGTTTGAAGGAAGAGCACCATCGCCAATGGCAAAAGCTACTGTACGAATATGGTCTGCAATAACTTTAAACGGTGTATTAATATCCTCTTCTGAGCCGAAAATTTCATTTAAATCTACTTCGCTAGGACGCTTATATTTACGGTTGGCAAATTCCTCGATTTTTTCAATGATTGGCATGAATAAATCTGTATCGAAGTTTGTTGGTACATTTTGAACAACAGATACAATACGCTCTAAGCCCATACCTGTATCAATATTTTGCTTTGGTAGGGGTGTGTATGTACCATCAGGATTATGGTTGAATTGCGAGAACACAAGGTTCCAAATTTCGAGATAACGTTCGTTCTCCCCACCTGGATACATTTCAGGATCATTTTCATCTGAGCCATATTCTACACCACGATCATAAAAAATCTCTGAGTTAGGACCAGATGGACCTTCTCCAATATCCCAGAAGTTTCCTTCTAAACGGATTAAACGCTCTTCAGGAATACCGATTTCTTGATGCCAAACATCATATGCTTCCTGATCTTCAGGGTGAATTGTGATAGATAATAACGCTGGATCAAAGCCCATCCATTTTTTATCCGTTAAAAACTCCCAAGCATAATGGATTGCTTCTTTTTTGAAGTAGTCACCAATGGAGAAGTTTCCTAACATTTCAAAGAATGTATGGTGACGAGCTGTTTTCCCAACGTTCTCAATATCATTGGTACGAATCGATTTTTGTGCATTCGTAATACGTGGATTGTCAGGAATAACACGACCATCAAAATATGGTTTAAGAGTGGCAACACCTGAGTTAATCCATAGTAGTGATGGGTCATTTATTGGCACAAGTGGCGCTGATGGCTCATGATGATGTCCCTTTTCTTTAAAAAATTCCAAATACATACGGCGAATATCTACTGCTTTCATTGGATAAATTCCTCCTATTTTATATTGTAAAATCACGATAAGAATCCTGCGATCTACATGAATTACACTTTGGAGAGTACTATCGAAGAAAATAAAAAAAGCCCTCATCCCCAAAAAAGGGACGAGGACTTGTCATTTGTCTCGCGGTACCACCCTAGTTGTAAGTAAAAAATGCTTACTTACCTCTTTAGCACTTGTAACGTCAGTGAACGGCAGGGATTAGCTGCACTCTGGAGTAGCTTTCGGCATTTGCTGTCGTGAGGATTTTTCCAGCCTAGAAATCCCTTTCTTGTACACGCACAAATACGTACTTTTTCCATCATCGTTTTTACTTTTTCTAACGAAATTATAAAAAAAATCTATTGTGCTGTCAATTAGTACTACTATGACTAATGCTATCTAAGCAATCATTTTTTTAAAATATACCCACATACCCCAAGTAAAGAGCACTAGAAAAGCACTGATTGCAATCGTTGCAATAG
Encoded proteins:
- a CDS encoding IreB family regulatory phosphoprotein, with the translated sequence MSSFDQTMKFNFPEESMEQEVKQVMLKVHSSLEEKGYNPINQIVGYLLSGDPAYIPRHQDARNLIRKLERDEILEELVKFYIKKNNED
- a CDS encoding DUF1292 domain-containing protein is translated as MTHEHNHEEELHVQHITVIDENGNEQLCEVIHVHESPEFGKSYVFYSMVGAEEDEDGSVEIFVSSFVPSENGEDGELTPIETEAEWDMVEDVLNALEDENEE
- a CDS encoding methionine ABC transporter permease, whose translation is MVSISLFFGAILGFILGVILVVTRKGHILENKLIFSVVNPIVNTLRSIPFIILLVAIIPFTRLLVGTAIGTTAAIVPLILHIGPYISRLIENSLLEVDEGIIEAAKAMGASPFQIIQKFLLPEAFPSLILSVTTATIGLVGATAMAGAVGGGGLGDVAITYGYQRFDNTTILVTVVILVVLVQIIQSIGNSLERKIRRVS
- a CDS encoding methionine ABC transporter ATP-binding protein; translation: MIEFIETTKEFQVGTSTVTALNKINLTIQRGDIFGVIGFSGAGKSTLIRTVNLLEEPTSGQVLVNGKELTTLTKRQLREEKKNIGMIFQHFNLLHSKTVFENVAMPLIISGVKKSNLEGQVKEVLAFVGLADKTDRYIDELSGGQKQRVGIARALVTKPTILLCDEATSALDPQTTKSILALLKKVNIEYGITILMITHEMEVIRDICNRVAVMENGRIIETGNVLEIFSSPREETTKNFVQSVVRDEVPPSVYEQLKSIDASKKIYNLKFIGVDVGQPIVSQVAKKFAVDVNVLFGNITELQGIPFGHLIVELVGSEKDIQKAFLFIQAKNIQIEEVVARESEYTNHYRRGSRYAVHG
- a CDS encoding MetQ/NlpA family ABC transporter substrate-binding protein; this translates as MRLGWKWLIGALVIGLLAGCTNKEEATKEEIVTLKVGAANVPHAEVLEYLAKDIEKDGVKLDITIIKDAVQANQQTADGELDFNYFQHVPFLEQSNKESHLDLVSVKGIHIEPFGVYSKKIKKISDLPQNAKVAVPNDVVNFSRALLLFQNNGLIELDKTKKGDYTVEDIAKNEKSIQFIGVDSPLLVRSLDDVEAAAINTNYALEGGYNPVKDALIIEDSESPYVNIIASTNEKKDDPAIQTIVKWLTSEKARSFFEDQYKGAVVPAF
- a CDS encoding MetQ/NlpA family ABC transporter substrate-binding protein, with amino-acid sequence MKKLKYLIGLFTLLLLLMACAEADEKDTVKVGIRSSELKTWAYIKEQASEEGINLELVTFSAQYDPNQALAEGEVDINAFQHVAYLNLFNTNNNSDLQAIGTTIMASIGLYSNKYKSLDDIKEGAKIAVPNDPSNWGRALLLLQEHGLLTVTDDFDGNGGEDRIKDNPKNLIILPVDGATTPRVMEDADFAIINNGVAVEAGLLLKDAIIHESETAKPFINVIVAKAEDKNNDILKKIVEIYQRDETGKFIKEVSNGNYIPVELPLDELATWKDFYSY
- the ruvX gene encoding Holliday junction resolvase RuvX, with amino-acid sequence MRIMGLDVGSKTVGVAVSDALGWTAQGIETVKIDEANGEFGIDRIAELVKEYAITEFVVGYPKNMNNTVGPRGEASEDYKKLLEETFSLPVKLWDERLTTMAAERMLIEADVSRKKRKQVIDKMAAVMILQGYLDSKN
- a CDS encoding DUF1292 domain-containing protein, with the translated sequence MNEETQEFTIIVEGGKEQKCRVVFTFDAEDKSYVLFSLVDDKGQEIPGDISAMTFDYDDNTGEMANLQPVETDAEWEMINEVVLTLLDEFDAEPQLITVTNEDGTDQICEVIHTFSSEQFGKSYVLYVPATDEPMEERDIFAAQYLSGNDGSIEELLPIETDEEWAFVEDVLNEL
- the alaS gene encoding alanine--tRNA ligase; protein product: MKAVDIRRMYLEFFKEKGHHHEPSAPLVPINDPSLLWINSGVATLKPYFDGRVIPDNPRITNAQKSIRTNDIENVGKTARHHTFFEMLGNFSIGDYFKKEAIHYAWEFLTDKKWMGFDPALLSITIHPEDQEAYDVWHQEIGIPEERLIRLEGNFWDIGEGPSGPNSEIFYDRGVEYGSDENDPEMYPGGENERYLEIWNLVFSQFNHNPDGTYTPLPKQNIDTGMGLERIVSVVQNVPTNFDTDLFMPIIEKIEEFANRKYKRPSEVDLNEIFGSEEDINTPFKVIADHIRTVAFAIGDGALPSNEGRGYVLRRLLRRAVRYAKQIGIEKPFMFELVPTVGKIMEDFYPEVTEKCEFIQRVIKNEEIRFHETLDGGLAIFNAVVESQKTAGHDYIPGADAFRLYDTYGFPIELTEEYAEEVGMKVDHEGFEAAMEEQRERARAARQDVDSMQVQNEVLANLTVASEFVGYDTLTVSTEIAAMIVNGQVAKVASEGQEAFVILAKTPFYAEMGGQIADSGTISNDRFTAIVKDVQKAPNGQPLHTVVVESGEMHVEDAVQAVVNRDDRNLIIKNHTATHIMQRALKDVLGDHVNQAGSYVGPDRLRFDFSHFGQVTKEELQQIERIVNEKVWDDIEVVIEEKGIDEAKAMGAMALFGEKYGDVVRVVSIGDYSIELCGGIHVKRSSEIGFFKIVSEGGIGAGTRRIEAVTGKVAYEAVKEEEALLNEAAALLKANPKDIVTKVQALQADYKELQRENEALSQKIANAQAGAIVDAAQTIGDVTVLSTKVEAKDNNQLRQMMDDLKVKMPKAVIVLGAVDGEKVMLCAGVSKELVGGNYHAGNIVKMVAEACGGKGGGRPDMAMAGAKDASKLEEALVSVYDYIKSI
- a CDS encoding LLM class flavin-dependent oxidoreductase, whose translation is MTSKKEIKLALYLIGAGMHVAAWRHPSAQANASIDIQALQKVAQIAERGKFDIAFVADSLAINHESHPHILNRFDPLIQITALAAATTKIGLGATASTTYSEPYVLARQLMSIDHISNGRVAWNLVTTADATGETALNFSRDKHWEHDHRYERAEEFIDVVQSLWDSWEDDAFLYDRDNNLFYDRLKVHETSFKGNYLSVKGPLNIARSVQGQPVIVQAGASKPGQQLAARTAEVVFVHWDDIEKSKEHYRQLKAQLPPFGRKEEELLVLQGISPIVGDTEEEAIRKFNELQSLIDPYESLKFVSGYMGNVDFSKYSLDTPAIEVEFPEVNSIQSHFYEHLEIIKKENLKVGDLYARLFGPAKRDAFVGTPTQIADEMERWIIEQAADGFMLQFPLLPRDLEDFVDKVVPILQERGIYRKDYTGTTLREHLGLKKPLNRFAKSKVNQE